The Onthophagus taurus isolate NC chromosome 2, IU_Otau_3.0, whole genome shotgun sequence genome includes a window with the following:
- the LOC111426064 gene encoding chitin synthase chs-2-like gives MNEEQIPLIREVEEQHKWDIFEDPPVNKATGSSVETKYVNFAEKLGKFCTYIVVFLVVLGGAVISKGCLLFMTSQLNIKEMPYCNEKLDRTKNFSVEVPEEERLVWVWMLIFAFFVPQLGTFIRSLRIMLYKSWKIPYLSQFLSVFISETCSTIGNAILVFVVLPKLDVLKGIMLTNAFCFIPAVLIVASKFLLAYEENYVINSYRNDLKSADGTQKLALDLLSVVIQISSFFVFPLISDDSEVKLIPLVGIFISIGWWENFTMDYKNLRRGWLRNLVKANKKFSNSRYFTYSIVSIYKCALFLLCAVLIEKNHGNGAAAMFDNFINAFHSHNITVKEITPIDVLKDLYLEDAISPSMSTKILSDVMTPVWVFLIFIGSTYICYVFGKFACKTYIQGFGLAFPINLAVPVTITGLITICGLYISDDCAFSNSIPPYLFFNLPPLYNLGDFLANEFSWIWILWLFSQVWITAHLWTPKAERLAKTERLYVRPMYEPFLIDQDVAMNRRRLDELPREAFTPGEVLDAQILEYLSKSKDPSNIVPILEEDSITRIYGCGTMWHETKEEMITFLKSIIRMDEDQCARRIVKNYLQIEMPDYYEFETHIFFDDAFVRKSQDDTDPKLNRFVKDLIEAVDEATSIVHEVHMKVKPPVKYVTPYGGRLVWTLPGKTKLIAHLKDKKKIRPKKRWSQVMYMYYILGHMIVERDDIDECKKALRAHNTYILALDGDIDFQPKAVTLLVDLMKKDESLGAACGRIHPIGNGIMAWYQMFEYAIGHWLQKATEHVIGCVLCSPGCFTLFRGGALMDVSVMRKYATTSSEALHYVQFDQGEDRWLSTLLLQRGYRVEYSAASDAYTHCPEGFNEFFNQRRRWVPSTTANILDLLINSDRTVKVNNNISKLYIAYQSFLMVGTILGPGTIFVMLIGAFVAAFQMDQWTSFIWNSIPIMIFVITCTFYQKDKTQLFIAGILSGVYCLVMMAVLVGIVLQIKDDGFLAPSSLFFFCVAGQMISVAMLHPKEFNCLKFGLVYYVTVPCMYMILIIYSVFNMNNVSWGTREVTVESSAEQIKKKEKNGAKGAIINFLDNISKKLFAEKELAEKSKLDAVLDKLEMIEKGKEPEPEQNIQESVENETAPKSPLIKNSKHVQLFGSVPEHSWTRDNCLKYSAASRLPENELLFWENLLRKYLEPIDDSKDKARIAEDLKDLRDKVVMSFFMINAIFVLVIFLLTVKKDDIHLNWPFNAKSNFTYNTGENEIIINKKYLELEPVGIVFLAMFFLVLIVQYIAMLIHRFGTFSQIMANTTLDFNIFTKSTVKMSQSDIMKMNPVKFVKKLQSVKDVDDDENEEFIGPSYSQAAAINRLQKAKKGGDRVSNDLEENFRRRTEIRNFSKSSVAKLDTSKISTVSNLNSNIRSKSILKTSRTYANS, from the exons atgaACGAAGAACAGATTCCTTTGATACGAGA agtTGAAGAGCAACATAAATGGGATATATTTGAAGATCCTCCCGTAAATAAAGCAACCGGCTCTTCGGTTGaaacaaaatatgttaatttCGCGGAAAAATTAGGAAAATTTTGTACGTACATCGTAGTGTTTTTGGTGGTTCTTGGCGGCGCAGTTATATCGAAAGGatgtttgttatttatgaCATCGCAACTAAACATTAAAGAAATGCCGTATTGCAACGAAAAGCTGG ACAGAACTAAAAACTTTTCGGTGGAAGTTCCTGAAGAAGAAAGATTAGTATGGGTGTGGATgttaatttttgcatttttcgtTCCACAACTTGGAACTTTTATACGATCGTTGAGAATCATGCTATATAAGTCTTGGAAAATACCGTACTTATCacaatttttatcggttttcATCAGTGAAACATGCTCAACAATTGGAAATGCGATTCTTGTGTTTGTAGTCTTACCGAAATTGGACGTACTAAAAGGAATTATGTTAACAaacgcattttgttttattccaGCAGTTCTCA TTGTTGcatcaaaatttttgttggCTTACGAAGAAAATTACGTCATTAATAGTTACAGGAATGATTTAAAAAGTGCTGATGGTACGCAAAAATTAGCGTTGGATCTGCTCAGTGTTGTTATTcaaatatcatctttttttgtatttccgTTAATTAGTGATGATTCCGAAGTTAAGCTAATTCCTTTGGTGGGAATATTTATTTCGATAGGATGGTGGGAAAATTTTACTATGGATTATAAGAATTTGCGGAGGGGTTGGTTGAGGAATTTGGTAAAAGCCAATAAAAAATTCAGCAATAGTCGTTATTTTACTTACTCAATAGTATCAATTTATAAGTGTGCTTTGTTTCTTTTGTGTGCTGtattgatagaaaaaaatcatggAAATGGTGCCGCAGCAATGTTTGACAATTTTATTAACGCATTTCATTCTCATAACATCACCGTGAAAGaa ataACTCCAATCGATGTATTGAAAGACCTTTACTTAGAAGATGCAATATCCCCCAGCAtgtcaacaaaaattttaagcgATGTCATGACTCCGGTTTGggttttcttaattttcattgGCTCAACATATATTTGCTacgtttttggaaaattcgCATGTAAAACATACATTCAAGGTTTTGGACTTGCCTTCCCTATTAATCTTGCTGTCCCTGTTACAATAACTGGATTGATAACTATATGCGGTCTTTACATAAGTGATGATTGCGCATTTAGCAATAGTATTCCTCcgtatcttttttttaacttaccaCCACTTTATAACTTGGGCGATTTCCTTGCTAACGAATTCAGTTGGATTTGGATACTTTGGTTGTTTTCGCAAGTTTGGATAACTGCTCATCTTTGGACTCCCAAAGCAGAAAGACTtgcaaaaactgaaagattATACGTCAGACCTATGTATGAACCGTTTTTAATAGACCAAGATGTAGCGATGAATAGAAGACGATTAGATGAGTTACCAAGAGAAGCTTTCACTCCAGGCGAAGTTTTGGACGCTCAGATCTTggaatatttatcaaaatctaAAGATCCAAGCAATATAGTTCCGATATTAGAAGAGGATAGTATCACAAGGATTTATGGATGTGGAACTATGTGGCATGAAACTAAAGAGGAAATGATAACATtcttaaaatcgattattagaATGGACGAAGATCAATGCGCTAGaagaattgtaaaaaattatttacagatTGAGATGCCAGATTATTATGAGTTTGAaa CGCACATTTTCTTTGACGATGCATTTGTAAGAAAATCACAAGACGACACAGATCCCAAATTGAATCGATTCGTAAAGGATTTAATCGAAGCTGTAGATGAAGCAACATCGATTGTACATGAGGTTCATATGAAAGTAAAGCCTCCTGTAAAATATGTTACACCTTACGGTGGAAGATTAGTGTGGACTTTACCAGGAAAAACCAAACTTATTGCtcatttaaaagataaaaagaaaattagacCTAAAAAAAGATGGTCACAAGTTATGTACATGTATTACATTCTAGGACACAT GATTGTTGAACGTGATGATATTGATGAATGCAAAAAAGCGTTAAGAGCTCACAATACTTACATATTAGCCTTAGATGGTGATATTGATTTCCAACCAAAAGCGGTAACTTTACTTGTGGATCTAATGAAAAAGGATGAATCATTAGGGGCTGCTTGCGGAAGAATTCATCCAATCGGAAACGGAATTATGGCATGGTATCAAATGTTTGAATATGCGATTGGTCATTGGCTTCAAAAAGCTACAGAACACGTTATTGGATGTGTACTTTGCAGCCCCGGTTGTTTTACTTTGTTTAGAGGAGGTGCTTTAATGGATGTAAGTGTAATGAGGAAATATGCAACAACATCTTCGGAAGCTTTACATTACGTGCAGTTTGATCAAG GTGAAGACAGATGGTTATCaacacttttattacaaagagGATATCGTGTTGAATATTCAGCTGCATCAGATGCTTATACTCATTGTCCTGAGGGTTTCAACGAGTTCTTTAATCAACGTCGTAGATGGGTTCCATCAACCACTGCTAATattcttgatttattaattaattctgatAGAACAGTGAAAGTTAACAATAACATCTCAAAATTATACATTGCTTACCAG tcaTTTTTGATGGTTGGAACAATTTTGGGACCAGGAACGATCTTTGTGATGTTAATAGGAGCGTTTGTAGCCGCATTTCAAATGGATCAATGGACGAGTTTTATATGGAATAGTATTCCCATTATGATATTTGTGATAACATGCACTTTTTACCAAAAGGACAAAACTCAGTTATTTATAGCGGGAATATTAAGCGGTGTTTATTGTCTAGTAATGATGGCGGTGTTGGTTGGAATAGTTCTCCAGATAAAAGACGACGGCTTTCTTGCTCCTTCATCGTTATTCTTTTTCTGCGTAGCTGGCCAAATGATTTCGGTTGCGATGCTACAtccaaaagaatttaattgtttaaaattcgGCTTGGTTTATTATGTAACTGTACCTTGCATGTACATGATACTTATCATATACTCAGTTTTTAATATGAACAATGTATCATGGGGAACAAGAGAAGTAACGGTAGAATCATCCGCTgaacaaatcaaaaagaaagaaaagaatggCGCGAAAGgtgcaataattaattttctggATAACATTTCGAAAAAGCTCTTTGCTGAAAAAGAACTCGCCGAAAAAAGTAAACTTGACGCTGTATTAGATAAACTGGAGATGATAGAAAAAGGGAAGGAGCCAGAACCCGAACAAAATATTCAGGAAAGTGTTGAGAATGAAACTGCACCAAAATCTCCTTTGATTAAGAATTCTAAACATGTGCAACTTTTCGGTTCGGTGCCAGAACATAGCTGGACCAGagataattgtttaaaatattcagCGGCTTCTCGTTTACCAGAAAATGAACTGTTATTTTGGGAAAATCTCCTTCGTAAGTATTTGGAACCAATAGACGACAGCAAAGATAAAGCGAGAATAGCAGAAGACTTAAAGGATCTTCGCGATAAAGTCGTAATGTCTTTCTTTATGATAAATGCTATATTTGTGttagttatatttttattaaccgTAAAGAAAGACGACATTCATCTTAATTGGCCTTTCAatgcaaaatcaaattttactTACAATACCGGCGAAAATGag attataattaacaaaaaataccTTGAATTAGAACCGGTTGGAATTGTATTCTTAGCCATGTTCTTCCTCGTACTAATCGTTCAATATATTGCAATGTTAATTCATAGATTTGGTACCTTTTCACAAATTATGGCAAACACCACATTagattttaatatctttacCAAATCG ACTGTCAAAATGAGCCAAAGCGATATTATGAAAATGAATCCAGTgaaattcgtaaaaaaattGCAATCAGTTAAAGACGTGGACGATGACGAAAATGAAGAATTCATTGGACCGTCTTATAGTCAAGCCGCTGCAATAAATAGGTTACAGAAAGCCAAAAAAGGTGGTGATAGAGTTAGTAATGATCTTGAGGAAAACTTTAGGCGACGAACAGAAATAAGAa atttttcaaAGTCCTCTGTGGCAAAACTAGACACCAGCAAAATTAGTACTGTGTCAAATCTTAATTCAAACATACGTAGCAAAAGTATACTTAAAACCAGCAGAACTTACGCAAATTCTTGA
- the LOC111426021 gene encoding chitin synthase chs-2-like: MMNNEEMEPLNPLRPEQEKKKWDVFEDPPTAVESGSTVETKWIDFGEKFGKFFCYIIGFIVVLGGAVVSKGSLLFMTSQLSGKTRPYCRTQLDGNKQFTVTLPLEEKAVWMWMITFAFFVPQVGTFIRSVRILLYKDWRKPTTAQFLGVFISETCSTIGTAILVFVILPSLDVVKGIMLTNAFSFVPAVLSFSSKLYDKYKSKRRPSYDFTNNVSDPDVFYRLGLDLLCILIQGTVFFMWPIVEDDPVLWCIPVAAIFISAGWWENYSYDSDNVKKNEDSREKESIIRQILKANRKFSNSRYCVYTFVSLWKCFIFFMMMVFTEYSYEGDVTHLFANDVFGEHNITIREVKPLLMNQLSINEAVSIGPGILIKSDVMTPVWLFIICVCSTYLCYIFGKFCCKVFIQGLSYAFPINLVVPVTISGLVAMCGVHNEDECSFTDTIPPYLFFDSPPIHYLKDFVGQQHSWMWLLWLLSQVWITLHIWSPRSERLAKTERLFVRPMYEPFVIDQDLAMNRRILDQPLKESKRQEEFDRRQALLNLEMNRSGRRMVPVDVEEDSISRIYACGTMWHETKDEMMEFLKSVIRLDEDQCARRIIKSYLDYPVPDYYELETHVFFDDAFVRVTQDDPDPQINSYVKDLINAVDDAASKVHEINIRVRPPVRSVTPYGGRLVWTLPGRTKLIAHLKDKKKIRAKKRWSQVMYMYYLLGHKLMERDDWDEHKKTLRSNNTFILALDGDIDFQPKAVRLLVDLMKKDMNVGAACGRIHPIGSGPMVWYQMFEYAIGHWMQKATEHVIGCVLCSPGCFSLFRGSALMDASVMRRYAVQSSEALHYVQFDQGEDRWLCTLLLQRGYRVEYSAASDAYTHCPEGFNEFFNQRRRWMPSTTANIFDLLLSSDKTIKVNNNISRLYIGYQFVLMIGTILGPGTIFLMLVGAFVAAFQLDQWSSFMWNVVPIMIFVIICSIFTKDTIQLFVAGILSGIYSLIMMAVLVGVILQINSDGFLAPSSLFFFCVAGEMIIAALLHPKEFNCLKYGVVYYVTVPCMYMILVIYSVFNMNNVSWGTREVTVAPQAQGAPPPNPQPAKNDNKSTSKVTNLLGSKNDDTKGGFEFSLGNIFKCLFFTTPDNAGNEQLKTILDKLNSMQEPNTIEKKEEIYDKPPSIESIENFEGSFVDTSVDENLEGSWMYDENFKRGFVEVLAHNEVEFWEGILEKYLHPVDDSEEKKRIAADLKALRDKMVLAFFMLNAIFVLIVFLLTLKKDYINVKWPLEVKANFTYLNDANEIRIYKDYLKLEPIGGVFLIAFASLLFIQFIAMLIHRLKTFAQIVANTNIRLFDRSVDNLTEEEVVAMNPVEYIKKLQKLKGADDSDDEDDAFMFVAPERRPTVFRLQKSALKQQQPINDLEEAFTKRTELIDNYKGPLPRKTVEVIADRRRTIMEKRKSVYIQQPSVTLKDGGHMNRGFVNDEFTSFA, translated from the exons ATGATGAATAACGAAGAGATGGAACCTCTTAATCCCTt acGTCCTgaacaagaaaaaaagaaatgggaCGTTTTTGAAGATCCACCAACTGCCGTGGAATCTGGTTCAACCGTTGAAACAAAATGGATTGATTTTGGTGAAAAATtcggaaaatttttttgttatatcataGGATTTATAGTGGTGTTAGGTGGAGCCGTTGTTTCGAAAGgatcattattatttatgacaTCACAATTAAGTGGTAAAACAAGACCGTATTGTAGAACACAATTag ATGGCAATAAACAATTTACGGTAACTTTACCATTGGAAGAGAAGGCCGTTTGGATGTGGATGATAACGTTCGCATTTTTTGTACCGCAAGTCGGCACCTTTATAAGATCCGTACGAATTTTACTGTACAAAGACTGGAGAAAACCGACAACTGCGCAATTCCTTGGGGTTTTTATTAGCGAAACTTGTTCTACAATAGGAACAGCAATTTTAGTTTTCGTCATTTTACCTTCTTTAGATGTCGTCAAGGGCATTATGCTTACGAATGCTTTTAGTTTCGTGCCGGCTGTTTTAA gtTTTTCATCAAAACTTTACGATAAATACAAATCGAAACGTCGACCATCATATGATTTCACAAATAACGTTTCTGATCCGGATGTTTTCTATAGATTAGGATTAGATTTACTTTGTATCCTCATCCAAGGAACGGTATTTTTCATGTGGCCAATTGTAGAAGATGATCCAGTTCTTTGGTGTATTCCAGTAGCTGCTATTTTTATATCTGCTGGATGGTGGGAAAATTATAGTTATGATAGCGATAatgtaaagaaaaatgaagattCTAGAGAAAAAGAAAGTATAATACGACAAATTCTTAAGGCTAACAGAAAATTCTCCAATAGCAGATATTGCGTGTACACTTTTGTTTCATTATGGAaatgttttatcttttttatgatGATGGTTTTTACTGAGTACAGTTATGAAGGTGATGTAACTCATTTATTTGCCAATGATGTTTTTGGAGAACATAACATAACAATTCGTGAAGTTAAACCGCTTCTGATGAATCAATTATCGATTAATGAAGCAGTCTCAATTGGACCtggaatattaataaaatctgaTGTAATGACTCCGGTTTGGCTGTTTATAATTTGCGTATGCTCAActtatttatgttatatatttggaaaattctgtTGTAAAGTCTTTATTCAAGGATTATCGTACGCATTTCCTATAAATCTTGTCGTTCCTGTTACAATATCCGGACTTGTGGCAATGTGTGGAGTTCACAACGAAGATGAATGTTCCTTCACAGACACCATCCCaccatatttattttttgactcACCACCTATTCATTACTTAAAAGATTTCGTCGGACAACAACACTCATGGATGTGGCTACTTTGGTTGTTATCGCAAGTATGGATCACCTTGCATATTTGGTCACCAAGAAGTGAACGTTTAGCAAAAACTGAGAGACTGTTTGTGCGACCAATGTATGAACCATTCGTCATAGATCAAGATTTAGCGATGAACAGACGTATTCTTGATCAACCATTGAAAGAAAGTAAGAGACAAGAAGAGTTTGATAGAAGACAAGCTCtattgaatttggaaatgaATAGGAGTGGGAGAAGAATGGTGCCGGTTGATGTGGAGGAAGATAGTATTTCGAGGATATATGCATGTGGAACCATGTGGCATGAAACGAAAGATGAGATGATGGAGTTCTTAAAATCAGTTATAAGATTAGATGAGGATCAATGCGCTAGAAGAATTATTAAGTCATATTTAGATTATCCAGTTCCGGATTATTACGAATTAGAAA CTCACGTATTTTTTGACGATGCTTTCGTAAGAGTAACTCAAGATGACCCAGACCCACAAATTAATTCATATGTGAAAGATTTAATAAATGCCGTTGATGATGCAGCATCAAAGGTTCACGAAATTAATATTAGAGTAAGACCGCCGGTACGATCAGTAACACCATACGGTGGAAGATTGGTGTGGACGCTTCCAGGAAGAACTAAATTAATCGCCCATTTAAAAGACAAGAAGAAAATTAGAGCTAAAAAACGATGGTCTCAAGTTATGTACATGTATTACCTTCTTGGGCACAA attgATGGAGCGTGATGATTGGGATgaacacaaaaaaactttacgTTCAAACAACACTTTTATTTTAGCTTTAGACGGTGATATCGATTTTCAACCAAAAGCGGTTCGTCTTTTAGTCGATTTGATGAAAAAAGATATGAACGTAGGAGCAGCTTGTGGGAGAATTCATCCCATTGGGAGTGGTCCTATGGTGTGGTATCAAATGTTCGAATATGCTATCGGGCATTGGATGCAAAAAGCtacggagcatgttataggATGCGTTCTTTGTAGCCCGGGTTGTTTTTCGTTGTTCAGAGGAAGCGCTTTGATGGATGCCAGTGTTATGCGAAGATACGCGGTGCAATCTTCCGAAGCGTTACATTACGTTCAATTCGATCAGGGTGAAGATAGATGGTTATGCACATTGTTGCTTCAGCGTGGATATAGAGTTGAGTACTCAGCTGCTTCGGATGCTTATACACATTGTCCTGAAggatttaatgaatttttcaatCAACGCAGAAGATGGATGCCTTCAACGACggcaaatatttttgatttgttattaaGTTCTGACAAAActattaaagtaaataataatatatcgaGATTATATATTGGCTATCag tTTGTCCTTATGATTGGAACAATTCTTGGACCGGGAACAATTTTCTTGATGTTGGTTGGTGCTTTCGTAGCTGCTTTTCAATTAGATCAATGGTCGAGCTTTATGTGGAACGTCGTTCCAATTATGATCTTCGTGATAATTTGTTCGATATTTACAAAAGATACCATTCAATTATTTGTCGCTGGCATATTAAGTGGAATTTATAGTCTAATTATGATGGCTGTACTTGTGGGTGTTATACTGCAAATAAACAGCGATGGTTTTCTTGCGCCATCCTCATTATTCTTCTTTTGCGTTGCTGGAGAAATGATAATAGCAGCGCTGCTACAtccaaaagaatttaattgtttaaaatatggcGTGGTTTATTATGTAACTGTACCTTGCATGTATATGATATTGGTtatttattcagtttttaatatGAACAATGTATCATGGGGTACTCGTGAAGTAACGGTTGCGCCGCAAGCTCAAGGGGCCCCACCTCCAAATCCTCAACCAGCTAAAAACGATAATAAGAGTACAAGTAAAGTCACGAATTTGTTAGGATCAAAGAACGACGATACAAAAGGAGGATTTGAATTTTCTTTgggtaatatttttaaatgtttattctTCACCACTCCGGATAACGCGGGAAATGaacaattaaaaacgattttggaTAAACTTAACAGCATGCAAGAACCAAATACGAttgaaaagaaagaagaaatttacGACAAACCCCCGTCTATTGAATCGATTGAAAACTTCGAAGGTAGTTTTGTCGATACAAGCGTTGACGAGAACTTGGAAGGTAGTTGGATGTatgatgaaaatttcaaaCGGGGGTTTGTAGAGGTGCTTGCACACAATGAAGTTGAATTTTGGGAAGGTATATTGGAAAAGTATCTTCATCCCGTTGACGATTCCGAAGAAAAGAAACGTATTGCCGCCGACTTAAAAGCGTTAAGGGATAAAATGGTTTTAGCATTTTTCATGTTAAATGCTATATTTGTATTAATCGTGTTTTTATTGACTTTGAAAAAGGATTATATTAACGTTAAATGGCCATTGGAAGTTAAAGCTAATTTTACTTATTTGAATGATGCAAACGAG atTAGAATATACAAGGActatttaaaattagaaccGATTGGTGGTGTTTTTCTGATAGCTTTTGCATCTCTACTATTTATCCAATTTATCGCTATGTTAATTCATAGATTAAAAACGTTTGCTCAAATCGTTGCTAACACAAATATAAGATTATTTGACAGATCGGTTGATAATTTAACGGAAGAAGAAGTCGTTGCGATGAATCCAGTTGagtatatcaaaaaattacaaaaattaaaaggtgcTGATGACAGTGATGATGAAGATGATGCGTTTATGTTCGTTGCTCCAGAACGGAGGCCGACTGTTTTTCGATTACAAAAAAGTGCTCTTAAACAGCAACAACCAATAAATGATTTGGAGGAAGCGTTTACAAAAAGAACAGAATTAATTGATa attacaaAGGACCATTACCTAGAAAAACTGTTGAAGTTATCGCGGATCGAAGAAGAACTATAatggaaaaaagaaaatctgtTTATATACAACAACCTTCTGTAACGCTTAAAGATGGTGGCCATATGAATAGAGGATTTGTTAATGATGAATTCACCTCGTTCGCTTGA
- the LOC111425890 gene encoding dolichyl-diphosphooligosaccharide--protein glycosyltransferase subunit 1-like, whose product MFPPKIILLWFLIIPFCDCVEIINENVYKNITLENQNVIIIEDIKFVNNGEDGVNDYTYTLDPSVQKAKVTFSQDYLKYDNRTYLIKLPKVILKNERFTLEVVIVVLDELVLIDSHSTQRFIHYKGNLEYYSVYKTKNFMIVYELPEKRCEFVEIEPKIHGNKTRVSNQLFDVQPYSFFPLQIVYMNNLPFYYVTNFERKIDISHYGFIIIEETVTVVNKGYKSKQPYQPVPNYTRTKLRTLLPELAFNIKLFDGIGNNSKSQLYYSDYGTLLVFESRYELFMAWKTIYTLKYTVPAYPYLQKSDDIYVLDMVVVDDVLPNAFIKTAKTKVYLPESSRLISANITEDADVKIGDKEIITTALAPSREIVVFESFDLVNGLAPNFRVVYKRGPIHVFKPAFYIITYVESIFLFYLFVSYVKSVLVLQKS is encoded by the exons ATGTTTCCGCCAAAAATAATACTACTCTGGTTCTTAATAATTCCTTTTTGTGATTGCGTTGAAATCATAAATGAGaacgtttataaaaatattactttagaaaatcaaaatgttataattatcGAGGATATCAAATTTGTGAACAATGGAGAAGATGGGGTAAATGACTACACTTACACGTTAGATCCTAGCGTTCAAAAAGCTAAAGTAACGTTTTCTCAAGATTACCTTAAATATGATAATCGTAcctatttaattaaactaccgaaagtgattttaaaaaacgaaCGATTTACGCTTGAAGTGGTTATTGTTGTTTTGGATGAGCTGGTATTGATAGATTCGCATAGTACACAACGTTTTATTCATTATAAAGGAAACTTAGAATATTATTCCGTgtataaaacgaaaaatttcaTGATTGTTTATGAATTACCGGAGAAAAGATGtgaatttgttgaaattgaaCCGAAAATTCACGGTAATAAAACTCGGGTTTCTAATCAGTTGTTCGATGTTCAGCCGTACAGTTTTTTTCCtttacaaattgtttatatgaataatttgccattttattatgttactaattttgaaagaaaaattgatatttctCATTACggatttattataattgagGAAACCGTTACTGTTGTTAATAaag gATATAAATCCAAGCAACCATACCAACCAGTTCCGAACTACACCAGGACAAAATTACGTACGCTGTTACCAGAATTGGCCTTCAATATAAAACTATTCGACGGAATCGGGAATAACAGCAAATCTCAACTTTATTATTCCGATTATGGCACTCTCTTAGTTTTTGAATCTCGCTATGAACTTTTCATGGCTTGGAAAACGATTTATACACTAAAATACACCGTTCCTGCCTATCCATATCTACAAAAATCGGACGATATTTACGTTTTAGACATGGTTGTAGTGGACGATGTTCTTCCAAATGCTTTCATAAAAACTGCAAAAACCAAAGTGTATTTGCCAGAATCGTCGAGATTAATTTCTGCAAATATAACCGAGGATGCTGACGTGAAGATTGGGGACAAAGAAATTATAACAACCGCTTTAGCACCATCAAGAGAAATCGTTgtttttgaaagttttgatTTGGTTAATGGTTTGGCACCGAATTTCCGTGTGGTTTATAAAAGGGGGCCGATTCATGTTTTTAAACCTGCCTTTTACATCATTACTTACGTAGAAtcaatttttctgttttactTATTTGTTAGTTATGTAAAATCTGTTTTGGTTTTACAAAAGTCCTAG
- the LOC111426035 gene encoding COA8 family protein CG14806, mitochondrial, whose product MFSKRLINRKPIVNVIKLSCSSVHSLNTKHSNVRSPEAVFLEKTAEVPIISVTEKENVDMIGPPDPISNLRPIIRKRSLHETILQQKLREIQDSTQEWNQKFWSEHNTKFVKERQVYIKAHRVSQEENRALTADEMSEFYKKFLDENWKTHVTYNFQWYKKNFEILILAFRVYLETLLRHS is encoded by the exons ATGTTTAGTAAAAGGTTAATAAACCGGAAACCGATcgtaaatgtaataaaactaTCTTGTAGTTCCGTTCAC AGTTTAAATACTAAACATTCTAATGTAAGATCACCGGAAGCTGTGTTTTTAGAGAAAACTGCTGAAGTACCCATAATTTCTGtaacagaaaaagaaaatgttgacATGATCGGTCCACCTGATCCTATTTCCAATTTAAGACCCATCATTCGAAAACGATCCCTACATGAAAcgattttacaacaaaaacttAGAGAAATACAGGATAGTACTCAGGAATGGAACCAAAAATTTTGGAGCGAACATAATACTAAATTTGTTAAG GAAAGGCaagtttatataaaagctCATAGAGTATCACAGGAAGAAAATCGTGCTTTAACTGCCGATGAAATGAGCgaattctataaaaaatttcttgatgaaaattggaaaacaCATGTTACCTATAATTTTCAATGgtacaagaaaaattttgaaattcttatTTTAGCGTTTAGAGTTTATTTGGAAACGCTATTAAGACATTCATAG